Proteins from a single region of Butyrivibrio fibrisolvens:
- the ruvB gene encoding Holliday junction branch migration DNA helicase RuvB encodes MMDAGFTGEDAGVESSLRPKSLDKYIGQEKIKKSLKIYIEAAKERGDSLDHILFYGPPGLGKTTLAQIMAHEMGVNIKITSGPAIEKPGEMAAILNSLQEGDILFVDEIHRISRQVEEVLYPAMEDFAIDIMIGKGPTARSIRLDLPKFTLVGATTRAGMLSAPLRDRFGMIHRMEFYNEKELSQIIIQSARVLGIEVGEESAIEMARRSRGTPRLANRTLKRVRDYAQVRNNGIVSIDIVREALNLLEVDDMGLDHTDHEILKTMIEKFGGGPVGLDTLAAAIGEDAGTIEDVYEPYLIKCGFINRTPRGRVVTQPGYEQMGLKMPEDSDNK; translated from the coding sequence ATGATGGATGCCGGCTTTACCGGCGAAGATGCAGGCGTTGAAAGCTCACTTCGTCCCAAGAGCCTTGATAAATACATAGGTCAGGAGAAGATCAAAAAGAGCCTTAAGATCTACATAGAAGCTGCCAAGGAGCGTGGAGACAGCCTTGATCACATCCTTTTTTACGGACCTCCGGGTCTTGGTAAGACAACTCTTGCACAGATCATGGCTCATGAGATGGGAGTAAATATCAAGATCACATCAGGCCCTGCAATTGAAAAGCCGGGAGAGATGGCAGCAATCCTTAACAGCCTTCAGGAAGGTGATATTCTATTCGTTGATGAGATCCACAGAATATCCCGCCAGGTAGAAGAAGTGCTGTATCCAGCTATGGAAGACTTTGCAATAGACATCATGATCGGCAAAGGCCCTACAGCAAGATCTATCCGTCTTGATCTTCCAAAGTTCACTCTTGTTGGAGCTACAACAAGAGCGGGTATGCTGTCTGCGCCTCTTAGAGACAGATTCGGCATGATCCACAGGATGGAATTCTATAATGAAAAAGAGTTATCGCAGATCATAATCCAGTCTGCAAGAGTCCTTGGAATCGAAGTTGGCGAAGAAAGCGCCATAGAGATGGCAAGAAGAAGCCGTGGAACACCCAGACTTGCAAACCGCACACTTAAACGTGTACGAGACTATGCTCAGGTTAGGAATAATGGTATTGTTTCAATTGATATAGTAAGAGAAGCTCTTAATCTACTGGAAGTAGATGATATGGGACTTGACCACACAGACCACGAGATCTTAAAGACTATGATAGAGAAGTTCGGCGGAGGACCTGTTGGTCTTGACACTCTGGCAGCTGCTATAGGCGAAGATGCCGGAACTATAGAAGATGTATATGAGCCCTATCTTATTAAATGCGGATTCATCAATAGAACTCCCAGAGGCCGCGTGGTAACACAACCAGGGTACGAGCAGATGGGACTAAAGATGCCGGAAGACTCTGATAATAAATGA